CGTGCTCCTGAATCAGCACCCGGTTGCCCACCCCGATGGCGAGGGCGCCCCCGCTGCCACCCTCACCGATCACGGCGCACACGGCGGGAACCTTCAGGCGCACCATCCGCTGGATGCTCTCGGCGATGGCCCAGCCCTGCCCGCGCTCCTCGGCTTCCAGACCGGGGTAGGCGCCCTGGGTGTCGATCAGGGAGACCACCGGCAGCCCGAAGCGGTCGGCGAGGTCCATCAGCCGCAGGGCCTTGCGGTAGCCCTCGGGGTTGGCCGAGCCGAAGCGGCGCTTGATCTTGCTCTTGGTGTCGCGGCCCTTTTGCTGAAGGAGCAACATCACGGGCCGGCCCTGCCAGCGCGCGGGACCGCCGATCAGGGCCGGGTCGTCGCCGAACCGCCGGTCGCCGTGCAGCTCGGTGAAGTCGGTGCACAGGCGCTCGACGTAATCGAGGGCCGTGGGCCGCCCCGGGCTGCGCGCGAGCTGCACCCGCTCCCAGCGCGAGAGGCCCGCGTGGTGCGCTGCGCGCAGCCGCTCGACTTCGGCGCGCAGCACCGTCAGCGCCACGTCGAGGTTCTGCCCGGTGCGCTCGGCCGTGGCCTCGAGGTCGCGCACCCGGTCTTCGAGTTCGCGCAGGGAGTCGGTCGGCAACAGCTGGCGGCTCACGCGCTCACCTCGCGGTGGGTCAGCACACCGAGCAGCCGGACGAGGTAGGCGCGGTGCTCGCGGCGGTCCACCACATCGTCGACCATGCCGTGCTCGAGCAGAAATTCGGCCCGCTGAAAGCCCTCAGGCAGGCTCTGGCGGATGGTCTGCTGAATCACGCGCGGCCCGGCAAAGCCGATCAGGGCGCCCGGCTCGGCCAGGATGACGTCGGCGACCGTGGCGAAACTCGCCGTCACACCCCCGGTCGTCGGATCGGTGAGGATGCTCACGTAGGGCACGCCGCGCTCGGTCAGCGCTTCGAGCGCCACCGTGGTCTTCGCCATCTGCATCAGCGACAGGGCGCTTTCCTGCATCCTGGCCCCGCCACTCGCGGCCACCATCACCAGCGGCACACCCCGCTCGGCGGCATGCTCGGCGGCGCGCGCGATCTCCTCTCCCACCACGCTGCCCATGCTGCCCCCCGAGAAGGCGAAATCCATCACCGCGAGCGTCACGGCCATCCCGCTGATACTCGCCCGGCCGGTCAAAATCGCGTCGGGACGGCCCGCCTTGCGCTGCGCGCGCTCCAGACGAGTGGTGTAAGGCTCGGTGTCCTCGAAGCCGAGCGGATCGGTGGGCCTGACGCGGCCCGAGAGCTGCTCGAAACTGCCAGGGTCGGCGAGCAGCTCTACCCGCTTGCCCGCGTCCAGCCGCAGGTGATGGCCGCAGCGCGGGCAGACGTAAGCATTTTGCTCGAGTTCACGGTTGTACAGCCCTTCCTTGCAGCCCGGACACTGCGTCCACAGGTCGAACTCCGGCCCCTCAGTGGTCGTCTGCTGAGGGCGGCGGCGGCGAAAAAAGCGGTCGAGGGCCATAGGGCCGCATTCTAGTGAGCCGCGCCCTCCTGGGAGGTAGACCAGGTTCAAGGGCCTCAGATCGGGACGCGGTTCAAAAGTTCCCGGCCCGGGTCCGCACCGGTCAGCCGCGCCCGGAGATTCGGGGCGCAGGAGGCCCAGCGGCCCAGGGATCAGCTCGACTGGTTAACCCAGCCGGCGCTTGAGGTAATCGTCCATCTGGGCGAGTTGCAGGCTGAGGTCGTCCTGCAGCGCCTCGACCCGCTGGCGCAGCGCGGCGAGTTCGGCGCGGTCCGCGTCTCCTGACCCGGAGCCGAGCGCGCGGCTCTCTAAAGCGCCGAGGCGCTCGTCGAGATGGGTCTGGAGCTGGGCGAACCGGCTGCCTTCGCGCTGGTCGAGGCTGGCGCGCAGTCCCTCCATATCGCGCAGCAGCTTGGCGGTGTCGGCCTCGGCGCGCAGACGGGTGATGCCGGCCCAGAAGTAGAACACCAGCGTCGGAATCAGCAGCAGGGTGAGCAGCAGCAAGCCCAGCGGCAGCTCGCGGTAGGTGGCGAACCCGAGGTAGAGCGTGTGCGGGTAGGTCAGAAAATCGGTATTCAGCGCCGCGAGCACGCCCAGGACGATCAGGAAGAGCACCAGGACGACGAAGCGCGATCCCATTCTCATGGCTTACGCTAGCAAATGCCGGTGACCTTCCCTTTGCGGTGAGGTTCACCTTTCGCCCCGGCCAGCCCTGGCTCCGGGCGCGCCCCCGGGCGTAGACAAGCCGCACGGTGTCCCCGTAAGGTGGACAGGT
The DNA window shown above is from Deinococcus reticulitermitis and carries:
- the accD gene encoding acetyl-CoA carboxylase, carboxyltransferase subunit beta, with amino-acid sequence MALDRFFRRRRPQQTTTEGPEFDLWTQCPGCKEGLYNRELEQNAYVCPRCGHHLRLDAGKRVELLADPGSFEQLSGRVRPTDPLGFEDTEPYTTRLERAQRKAGRPDAILTGRASISGMAVTLAVMDFAFSGGSMGSVVGEEIARAAEHAAERGVPLVMVAASGGARMQESALSLMQMAKTTVALEALTERGVPYVSILTDPTTGGVTASFATVADVILAEPGALIGFAGPRVIQQTIRQSLPEGFQRAEFLLEHGMVDDVVDRREHRAYLVRLLGVLTHREVSA
- a CDS encoding acetyl-CoA carboxylase carboxyltransferase subunit alpha, with product MSRQLLPTDSLRELEDRVRDLEATAERTGQNLDVALTVLRAEVERLRAAHHAGLSRWERVQLARSPGRPTALDYVERLCTDFTELHGDRRFGDDPALIGGPARWQGRPVMLLLQQKGRDTKSKIKRRFGSANPEGYRKALRLMDLADRFGLPVVSLIDTQGAYPGLEAEERGQGWAIAESIQRMVRLKVPAVCAVIGEGGSGGALAIGVGNRVLIQEHAWYSVISPEGAASIIWKDASKAPLAAEALRLTAPDLLELGIVEEVIPEPAGGAHVDMDRAAELLGPVISRHLDDLATLSPEALKAHRSARFRALGAYTEG